The Malus domestica chromosome 10, GDT2T_hap1 genome contains a region encoding:
- the LOC103445367 gene encoding chloroplast envelope quinone oxidoreductase homolog gives MANEIMHAVQYDSYGGGPSGLKHVEVPIPNPSKDEVLLKVEAASLNPFDWKVQKGMLWPFLPSRFPNIPGTDVAGEVVRVGPGVKNFKAGDKVVAMVNPRNGGGLAELAVTMKSLTVARPPEVSAATAVGLPVAGLTAHQALVQPAGIKLDGSGQQANILITAASGGVGLYAVQLAKLGNTHVTATCGARNIELVKSLGADEVIDYKTPEGAALKSPSGRKYDAVIHCATGIPWSTFEPNLSANGKVIDITPTLGSVASFALKKLTFSKKQLVPLLLSPKADNLDYLVKLVKEGKLKTIIDSKYPLAKAEDAWAKSMDGHATGKIIVEP, from the exons ATGGCCAATGAGATCATGCATGCGGTTCAGTACGACAGCTATGGCGGAGGACCTTCTGGCTTAAAG CATGTTGAAGTTCCGATTCCAAATCCGAGCAAGGATGAGGTGTTGCTGAAGGTGGAGGCAGCCAGTCTAAACCCATTTGATTGGAAAGTTCAGAAAGGCATGCTGTGGCCTTTTTTGCCTAGCAGGTTTCCGAACATACCGG GTACCGATGTGGCAGGAGAGGTTGTAAGGGTAGGCCCTGGAGTTAAAAATTTCAAAGCTGGTGACAAAGTTGTTGCAATGGTTAACCCTCGT AATGGAGGTGGACTAGCTGAACTTGCTGTGACAATGAAGAGTCTGACCGTTGCAAGGCCACCGGAAGTTTCAGCAGCCACTGCTGTAGGATTACCCGTTGCTGGTCTCACAGCTCACCAGGCCCTTGTACAACCTGCAGGGATCAAGCTTGATGGAAGTGGTCAGCAAGCAAACATTCTGATCACAGCTGCTTCAGGCGGTGTAGGACTCTATGCGGTTCAACTGGCAAAACTCGGAAACACTCATGTTACAGCCACTTGTGGTGCCCGCAACATTGAACTGGTCAAGAGCCTAGGGGCTGATGAGGTTATTGACTATAAGACCCCAGAAGGTGCAGCTCTTAAGAGTCCATCCGGTCGAAAATATGATGCTGTGATCCACTGTGCAACAGGCATTCCTTGGTCAACTTTTGAGCCTAATTTGAGTGCGAACGGTAAGGTAATAGATATTACTCCCACCCTCGGTTCTGTGGCAAGCTTTGCATTGAAGAAACTTACCTTTTCCAAAAAGCAATTGGTGCCACTGCTCTTATCTCCCAAGGCCGATAACCTTGATTATCTTGTTAAGTTGGTGAAAGAAGGGAAGCTCAAGACGATAATTGACTCAAAGTATCCCCTGGCCAAGGCAGAGGACGCTTGGGCTAAAAGCATGGATGGCCATGCTACCGGAAAGATAATTGTGGAGCCTTAG
- the LOC103445366 gene encoding chloroplast envelope quinone oxidoreductase homolog — protein sequence MAAKLMHAVQYDSYGGEAAGLKHVEVPIPAPKKNEVLLKLEAVSLNPVDWKIQKGELRPLFPRKFPQIPVTDVAGEVVEVGQGAKKFKVGDKVVVLLSHFSGGGLAEFAVTNERLMVARPPEVSAAEGACLPVAGLTAHQALTQCAGIKLDGTGQNKNILITAASGGVGHYAVQLAKLGNTHVTATCGARNIELVKSLGADEVLDYKTEDGAALKSPSGRKYDFVINCAKGIPWSTFEPSLSAKGKVIDIAPTTSSFATFVVKKLTFSKKQLVPLLMIPKGANLECLVSLVKEKKLKAVIDSTHSLSKAEDAWIKSIEGHATGKIILEL from the exons ATGGCGGCGAAGCTTATGCATGCGGTTCAGTACGACAGCTATGGCGGAGAAGCAGCTGGTTTGAAG CATGTTGAGGTTCCGATTCCCGCCCCGAAGAAGAATGAGGTTTTGCTGAAATTGGAAGCAGTTAGTCTCAATCCAGTTGATTGGAAAATTCAGAAAGGCGAGCTGCGGCCTCTTTTCCCCAGAAAATTCCCTCAAATACCTG TAACTGATGTGGCCGGAGAGGTTGTAGAAGTTGGACAAGGTGCCAAAAAGTTCAAAGTCGGAGACAAAGTTGTTGTACTGCTCAGCCATTTC AGTGGAGGAGGACTGGCTGAGTTTGCTGTAACTAATGAGAGATTAATGGTTGCTAGGCCACCTGAAGTTTCAGCTGCCGAAGGCGCATGCTTACCTGTTGCTGGCCTCACGGCTCACCAAGCTCTCACCCAATGTGCAGGGATCAAGCTTGACGGAACAGGTCAAAATAAGAACATATTGATCACTGCTGCCTCTGGAGGCGTGGGACACTATGCAGTCCAACTAGCAAAGCTCGGAAATACTCACGTTACAGCCACATGTGGAGCGCGTAACATCGAATTGGTCAAGAGCTTAGGGGCAGATGAGGTTCTTGACTACAAGACCGAGGATGGGGCAGCTCTAAAGAGCCCGTCTGGACGAAAATATGATTTCGTAATCAATTGTGCAAAAGGCATTCCTTGGTCAACTTTTGAGCCTAGTTTGAGTGCAAAAGGGAAGGTTATAGACATTGCTCCGACTACGAGTTCTTTCGCTACTTTTGTCGTGAAGAAACTCACCTTCTCAAAGAAGCAGCTGGTGCCACTGCTCATGATTCCCAAGGGTGCGAACCTGGAGTGTCTTGTTAGCTTGGTGAAGGAAAAGAAGCTCAAGGCAGTGATCGACTCGACGCATTCTCTCAGCAAGGCTGAAGATGCTTGGATTAAGAGTATCGAGGGCCATGCTACAGGGAAGATCATTTTGGAGCtttaa